A region of Nostoc sp. 'Peltigera membranacea cyanobiont' N6 DNA encodes the following proteins:
- a CDS encoding dynamin family protein — MSNKLYKVFEDVEQNAQLLSKYWHNFSTEISEHLPDTYHAELEELSNKLEIAINNLVDELQNPTLTLATTGTTSSGKSTLVNLLCGAEIVPVAVSEMSAGAVTIEYSETKSLIIHETPGALWECGEWTGISDERIYQRLYDVMISYIDNREKQANLACPQSTISYPFRLIKESKLELPRGVKVRILDLPGLAYVGDEGNTNVIKQCREALCLVTYNSAETDKEKVRSLLQEVVEQVKDLGGSPARMLFILNRIDVFRADRNWPATETRFVEDAISKIKYELSEHLKEYTEDIENLQVIRLSTWAALLALQISNLDEIYSAEACKKADKHFNGLIDENILEDLPRKTEKWSRHDRNRVIDELWKKSYAEQFEQCLREHISQHFPRLVIPQAIERFNIAAGNAITEWAIQTTTAILNSSEERYQQECEKISWIKSTLNNFLRISDGNLREPFEKIDKKIKEVLADESEDDLVLYLENTIKSLNKVEPYNELGDKLCSLYEWRRGIGKGINQVLESVAKSLENGRVLLDTPNLKKANALNVNLLGNCLKRLVNLGYTSSVAKSGKKMEARTEDEKKKLKQLNEELNELAIHLNLVMEDVLKQICSQEIDRMYQAVVELFKCHLSHIEKGTNDIAPNIAIRFPDSQLIRVDNKLTFNLRFKAGFAITSGNWQEAVQVEKSKRTWYTLWLAKKTYYETEYKTRSSDNAEIPSIEQLLENWQFQVKAEDKEIVKKISRWLIEQIDCLKKNVEKVQNDVVNRYEDRLYTANKEITTDYEMQKNVWQPMQQKAISLMEDFKSLGKSLKEEL; from the coding sequence ATGAGCAATAAGTTATACAAAGTATTTGAAGATGTAGAACAAAATGCCCAGCTTCTCTCTAAATATTGGCATAATTTTTCTACCGAAATATCTGAGCATTTGCCAGATACATATCACGCCGAATTAGAAGAACTTTCTAACAAGTTAGAGATAGCTATTAATAATTTAGTAGATGAGCTTCAAAATCCTACTCTCACCCTTGCGACAACGGGAACTACTAGTAGTGGTAAAAGCACTTTAGTAAATTTATTATGTGGAGCAGAAATTGTTCCTGTCGCTGTTAGCGAAATGAGCGCCGGAGCAGTAACCATAGAATACAGCGAAACAAAATCTTTAATAATCCATGAAACTCCAGGGGCATTATGGGAGTGTGGAGAATGGACAGGTATCAGTGATGAGCGAATTTATCAACGTTTATATGATGTAATGATAAGTTACATCGATAACAGAGAGAAACAAGCTAATTTAGCTTGCCCTCAATCGACTATATCTTACCCTTTCAGACTCATCAAAGAATCGAAACTGGAATTACCCAGAGGTGTAAAGGTAAGAATTTTGGATTTGCCTGGTTTAGCGTATGTAGGGGATGAAGGTAATACAAATGTCATTAAACAGTGTCGTGAGGCATTGTGCTTAGTCACATATAACAGTGCAGAAACCGACAAAGAAAAAGTTAGAAGCTTACTGCAAGAAGTAGTTGAGCAGGTAAAAGATTTAGGTGGCTCTCCTGCACGTATGCTGTTTATTCTCAATCGTATTGACGTTTTCCGAGCAGATAGAAACTGGCCAGCAACAGAGACTCGCTTTGTTGAAGATGCAATAAGTAAAATCAAGTATGAACTCTCCGAACATTTAAAAGAGTATACAGAAGACATTGAGAACTTACAGGTTATCAGACTGAGTACATGGGCTGCTTTATTAGCCCTTCAAATAAGCAATCTTGATGAAATATATAGTGCAGAAGCTTGTAAAAAAGCGGACAAACATTTTAATGGTTTAATTGATGAAAATATATTAGAAGACCTACCGCGTAAAACAGAAAAATGGTCTAGACATGACCGAAATAGGGTTATTGATGAATTATGGAAAAAGTCTTATGCAGAACAATTTGAGCAATGTTTAAGAGAGCATATTAGTCAACATTTTCCCCGTTTAGTAATTCCCCAAGCAATAGAACGTTTTAATATTGCTGCTGGAAACGCTATTACAGAGTGGGCTATTCAAACAACAACAGCTATCCTTAACAGTTCAGAAGAACGCTATCAACAAGAATGTGAAAAAATATCTTGGATTAAGTCAACACTTAATAATTTTTTGCGAATTAGCGACGGGAATTTAAGAGAACCTTTTGAAAAAATAGATAAGAAAATTAAGGAAGTTTTAGCAGACGAGTCAGAAGATGATCTAGTACTGTATTTAGAGAATACTATAAAAAGTCTTAATAAGGTTGAACCATATAATGAATTGGGAGACAAATTATGTTCACTTTATGAATGGCGACGAGGAATTGGTAAAGGAATAAACCAGGTATTAGAATCAGTAGCCAAGTCTCTAGAAAATGGAAGAGTACTTTTAGATACTCCAAATTTGAAAAAAGCGAATGCTTTAAATGTTAATTTGTTGGGTAACTGTTTAAAAAGACTGGTTAACTTGGGCTATACATCTTCAGTTGCCAAATCTGGTAAAAAGATGGAAGCAAGAACAGAGGATGAGAAGAAGAAACTTAAGCAATTGAATGAAGAACTAAATGAATTGGCAATTCATTTAAATCTCGTCATGGAAGACGTATTAAAGCAAATTTGCAGTCAAGAGATAGATAGAATGTACCAGGCCGTCGTTGAGCTTTTCAAATGTCATTTATCGCATATAGAAAAAGGTACAAACGATATTGCACCTAATATTGCAATTAGATTTCCTGATTCCCAACTTATCAGAGTGGATAATAAACTCACATTTAATTTACGTTTTAAAGCAGGTTTTGCAATTACGTCAGGAAATTGGCAAGAGGCTGTACAAGTAGAGAAAAGTAAAAGAACTTGGTATACCTTATGGCTTGCTAAAAAAACGTATTACGAAACAGAATATAAAACTCGTTCTAGCGATAATGCAGAAATTCCCAGCATAGAACAGTTACTTGAGAATTGGCAATTTCAGGTTAAAGCAGAAGATAAAGAAATAGTCAAAAAAATCTCACGCTGGTTAATAGAACAAATTGATTGTTTAAAAAAAAATGTAGAGAAAGTCCAGAATGATGTTGTCAATCGTTATGAAGACAGACTCTATACTGCAAACAAAGAAATTACTACAGATTATGAAATGCAAAAAAATGTCTGGCAACCTATGCAACAAAAAGCTATAAGTCTTATGGAAGATTTTAAAAGTTTAGGAAAATCCTTAAAAGAGGAGCTTTAG
- a CDS encoding dynamin family protein, whose product MDWKTASSYYEARLSEALNVQRHAVNLANLPQAEVPSQLKAILLQEAEPARRQLERLKKREFRIAVVGLEKAGKSTFINAWLECDLLPAKGGRCTFTTTQIYSVENDTEQKLEVQAKTEEQFINLLNELETAKAQEDIKTIRENEITLQQVRREGNRTFPFTRLDDIRESLKKYVADEKYAHAVLEARLYTNKLAQAEGIVFYDVPGLDSGLAKHVDEAKEMLSDCDAVILVQRFTSLREKELEIIKFTELGDKNITVADKLFVFLSRIDSLATPEALKTHIEEASQDWFKRAKLPQERIIYGSAGAYLVLNGLAGEQTRLEVGEASHIQAQLKKLTGIIDEEILNKKGTGIPEIKEKIFNYINTERVFILKKRCEASINTILTTSKEIYQLVSKRYPENPEEAKRFEEDRRRVLFSEWWNYRWEEKKADLQKFYDSSVAKNSLDNLTGNSATSLAKFKERYLQIVASEIQKLKEEAFRKKAIIFAANSFPQFDRMKANFAWREDLYGDISKLLSSIARQLALELKDEALNLVEYMTSLLWGSKQVKERLIDKSEEYFLSKLENSLSVLFLRFARPVAEVLIRAPLNSDARDKIAKSLGVDIEIVDNYYTGEEAAFQVLKRYAKYGYKLLYNPETRQQVLGIKGIVTPIINIVTQITIDVSSELKSSQDDVTFEVENDINAFEEYLRAAIFEAAGFQSYCIQELKGLIDSFREKQGTWMGVALNEWLQENPLLLAEIPPELRSQESNLEVSDRLRQLSTALKK is encoded by the coding sequence ATGGATTGGAAAACAGCATCTTCTTATTATGAGGCTCGTTTAAGTGAAGCTCTAAACGTACAGAGACACGCGGTTAATTTAGCTAATTTACCTCAAGCCGAAGTTCCCTCTCAATTAAAAGCAATACTGTTACAAGAAGCAGAACCAGCCCGTCGTCAACTTGAAAGGCTGAAAAAGCGAGAGTTTCGTATTGCAGTTGTCGGTTTAGAAAAAGCGGGAAAAAGTACTTTTATTAATGCCTGGTTAGAATGCGATTTACTTCCAGCCAAAGGAGGAAGGTGTACATTTACAACAACGCAAATTTATTCAGTTGAAAATGACACCGAGCAAAAGCTTGAAGTACAAGCCAAAACAGAAGAACAATTTATCAATTTATTAAATGAGCTTGAAACAGCAAAAGCCCAAGAAGATATCAAAACTATCCGAGAAAATGAAATCACTTTGCAGCAAGTAAGAAGAGAAGGTAATCGTACTTTTCCATTTACTCGTTTAGACGATATTAGAGAATCACTCAAAAAGTATGTAGCAGATGAAAAGTATGCTCATGCTGTTTTAGAAGCGAGACTTTATACTAACAAACTTGCCCAAGCTGAAGGTATTGTATTTTATGATGTTCCTGGTTTAGATTCAGGTTTAGCAAAGCACGTTGATGAAGCCAAGGAAATGCTGTCAGATTGCGATGCAGTAATATTAGTACAGCGTTTTACTAGCCTAAGAGAGAAGGAACTAGAAATCATCAAATTCACAGAACTTGGTGACAAAAATATTACCGTTGCTGATAAACTTTTTGTATTTTTAAGTCGTATTGACTCGTTAGCTACTCCAGAAGCACTTAAAACTCATATTGAAGAAGCATCTCAAGATTGGTTTAAACGTGCCAAACTTCCACAGGAACGTATTATATATGGTTCTGCTGGAGCATATCTAGTTTTGAATGGATTAGCTGGAGAACAGACAAGGTTAGAGGTTGGTGAAGCAAGTCATATCCAAGCCCAGTTAAAAAAATTAACTGGAATTATTGATGAGGAAATTTTAAATAAGAAAGGTACTGGAATTCCAGAAATAAAAGAGAAAATATTTAATTATATTAATACTGAACGTGTATTTATCTTAAAAAAGAGATGCGAGGCTTCCATAAATACAATCTTAACTACCTCGAAAGAAATTTATCAATTAGTTAGCAAACGTTATCCTGAAAATCCTGAAGAAGCAAAAAGATTTGAAGAAGATCGCAGACGAGTTTTGTTTAGCGAATGGTGGAATTATAGATGGGAAGAGAAGAAAGCCGATCTCCAAAAGTTTTATGACTCTTCTGTTGCTAAAAATTCTCTCGATAATTTAACCGGAAATTCTGCAACCAGCCTCGCCAAATTTAAAGAGAGATATCTACAAATAGTCGCTAGTGAAATCCAAAAACTGAAAGAAGAAGCATTTAGAAAAAAAGCTATTATTTTTGCTGCCAATTCATTCCCACAGTTTGACCGCATGAAAGCTAATTTCGCTTGGCGTGAAGATTTATATGGCGACATTAGCAAGCTTTTATCTTCCATAGCCCGACAACTCGCTCTGGAATTGAAAGATGAGGCATTAAATTTAGTCGAATACATGACAAGCTTATTATGGGGCAGTAAGCAAGTAAAAGAAAGATTAATTGATAAATCGGAAGAATACTTTTTATCTAAGCTAGAAAATAGCTTAAGTGTCCTATTTTTACGTTTTGCTCGTCCAGTTGCAGAAGTATTAATTCGCGCTCCACTTAATAGCGATGCCCGCGATAAAATTGCTAAGAGCCTTGGTGTAGACATTGAAATAGTTGATAACTATTACACGGGAGAAGAAGCCGCTTTTCAAGTTCTCAAAAGATACGCAAAATATGGTTATAAATTACTCTATAATCCTGAGACAAGGCAACAAGTTTTAGGAATAAAAGGAATCGTAACACCGATTATTAATATTGTCACACAAATTACTATAGATGTTTCCAGCGAATTGAAATCTTCCCAAGACGATGTAACATTTGAAGTTGAAAATGATATTAATGCTTTTGAAGAATACTTGCGTGCTGCAATTTTTGAAGCAGCAGGTTTTCAATCGTACTGTATTCAAGAACTCAAGGGCTTGATTGATAGTTTTAGAGAAAAGCAAGGCACATGGATGGGGGTTGCACTTAACGAATGGTTGCAAGAAAATCCCCTTTTATTGGCAGAAATACCACCAGAATTACGATCGCAAGAGTCTAACTTAGAAGTTAGCGATCGCTTACGCCAATTATCTACTGCATTAAAGAAGTAG
- a CDS encoding Uma2 family endonuclease: MTIAKLSELGITHLPDHTELPESDGTFVKNFQEHPQSILLTDCVQGILQQIHPDNQYCIGQDCGIYWRLTEPPERGAEAPDWFYVPNVAPMLNGQFRRSYVLWQEYVAPLIVLEFASGDGSQERDNTPITGKFWVYEQAIRVPFYGIYEFSKAAIEVYHLVDGRYQQLTANERGHYEISLMGVELGIWQGKYGNTTAPWLRWWDAQGNLLLTGEEKSQLLTPQLEQEQEKSQLLTSQLEQEQQKNQRLEERLRQLGINPDEV, encoded by the coding sequence ATGACTATTGCTAAACTGTCCGAACTAGGCATTACTCACCTTCCCGACCATACTGAGTTACCAGAGTCGGATGGAACTTTTGTGAAAAATTTTCAAGAACACCCACAAAGCATACTTCTAACTGACTGCGTTCAAGGTATATTACAGCAAATTCACCCAGATAATCAGTATTGTATTGGTCAAGATTGTGGCATCTACTGGCGTTTGACCGAACCACCTGAGCGCGGTGCTGAAGCACCCGATTGGTTTTACGTCCCTAATGTTGCACCTATGTTAAATGGTCAATTTCGGCGTTCGTATGTGTTGTGGCAAGAATATGTTGCTCCCCTAATTGTACTGGAATTCGCTTCTGGGGATGGTTCACAAGAAAGAGATAATACTCCAATTACTGGTAAATTCTGGGTATACGAGCAAGCAATCCGCGTACCTTTTTATGGCATTTACGAATTTAGCAAAGCTGCGATTGAGGTTTATCACTTAGTTGATGGTAGGTATCAGCAACTCACAGCTAACGAACGTGGACACTATGAGATTTCCTTGATGGGTGTCGAATTGGGTATTTGGCAAGGAAAGTATGGAAATACTACAGCGCCTTGGTTGCGTTGGTGGGATGCACAAGGAAATTTATTACTAACTGGTGAGGAAAAATCGCAGTTATTAACACCTCAATTAGAACAAGAACAAGAAAAATCGCAGTTATTAACATCCCAATTAGAACAAGAACAGCAAAAAAACCAGCGTTTAGAAGAACGCTTGAGACAACTTGGAATCAATCCTGATGAAGTTTAA